From the genome of Triticum aestivum cultivar Chinese Spring chromosome 3B, IWGSC CS RefSeq v2.1, whole genome shotgun sequence, one region includes:
- the LOC123066206 gene encoding uncharacterized protein, which produces MEASRWTPASSLRAPELVDARRRTCFTRPERRCDQVRPGATRPLLPFLGSLQRPPASMLVLVRDRSSRPCLPRCRLLAGTSPSATTSCRLLEASSLFCLVIVQFAFGPDLDRISSAPPLWSRIRSVPVRPRAAKSRRRSAYNRQVSSPPLLCFLTDRGRRPC; this is translated from the exons ATGGAAGCCTCCCGATGGACCCCAGCCTCCTCCCTTCGCGCACCCGAGCTCGTGGATGCCCGGCGCCGCACCTGCTTCACCAGACCCGAACGCCGCTGCGACCAAGTTCGCCCGGGTGCCACCAGGCCGCTGCTCCCCTTCCTCGGTAGCCTCCAACGCCCGCCCGCCTCCATGCTCGTTTTGGTTCGGGACAGAAGCTCCCGACCGTGCCTCCCGCGTTGCCGCCTGCTCGCCGGAAcctcgccgtcggcgaccacctcCTGCAG GTTACTCGAAGCCTCGTCATTGTTTTGCCTAGTCATCGTTCAGTTTGCGTTCGGCCCCGATCTGGACCGGATCTCCTCTGCTCCGCCGCTGTGGTCTCGGATCCGGTCGGTTCCCGTGCGTCCTCGCGCCGCCAAGTCTCGTCGCCGCTCTGCCTACAACCGCCAAGTCAGCtcgccgccgctgctctgcttcctgacgGACAGAGGTCGACGCCCGTGTTGA